A stretch of Tripterygium wilfordii isolate XIE 37 chromosome 11, ASM1340144v1, whole genome shotgun sequence DNA encodes these proteins:
- the LOC120009487 gene encoding flowering locus K homology domain-like, giving the protein MAEIDQSLTEDDVAHNGGHNIDHNIEHNTEYNIDHHVDHAVDDSIDCGADQNIDHGVDQNIEHEVDRDTDYGVDQNTDHGVDQNIDHGVDYDVNHGVGETADHEIDDSIPQNIDYDSDHDVDHGVDQIAEYSQPADKQGHDGATVAVGGEKKWPGWPGESVFRMLVHAQKVGSIIGRKGEFIKKIVEETKARVKILDGPPGTAERAVMVSAKEEPDSSLPPAVDGLLRVHKRIVDGLDGDSSHAPPSIGGKVSTRLLVPASQAGSLIGKQGGTVKSIQEASNCVVRVLGAEDLPVFALQDDRVVDVVGDPSGVHNAIELIASHLRKFLVDRSIIPLFEMHMQMANSPMEHMPPSHQPWGPPQGLPPSSGGGPGFGPNSQYMPPPPREHDNYYPPPDFPPMEKQPHQGISAYGREAPMGVRASSNTQSASSMITQVTQQMQIPLSYADAVIGTGGSSISYIRRASGATVAIQETRGVPGEMTVEISGTASQVQTAQQLIQNFMAEAAAAAPGQAQQGRSADQGYNPYASHGSMYASPPSNPGHGSHTGGYGSVYGSNYGY; this is encoded by the exons ATGGCAGAGATTGATCAAAGTTTGACTGAGGATGATGTGGCTCATAATGGTGGTCACAACATTGATCACAACATAGAGCACAATACTGAGTACAACATAGACCACCATGTTGATCACGCTGTAGATGACAGCATTGATTGCGGAGCAGATCAGAACATTGATCATGGAGTAGATCAGAACATTGAACATGAAGTAGATCGGGACACTGATTATGGAGTCGATCAAAACACTGATCATGGCGTTGATCAGAACATTGATCATGGTGTAGATTACGATGTTAATCATGGTGTAGGTGAGACTGCTGATCACGAGATAGATGACAGCATTCCTCAGAACATAGACTACGACTCAGATCATGATGTGGATCATGGTGTTGATCAAATAGCTGAATACTCACAGCCCGCGGATAAACAAGGACATGATGGGGCTACAGTGGCTGTAGGTGGTGAAAAGAAGTGGCCTGGATGGCCAGGAGAGAGTGTCTTTCGTATGTTGGTTCATGCACAGAAGGTTGGCAGTATAATTGGACGCAAGGGGgagttcattaaaaaaattgttgagGAAACAAAAGCTCGGGTTAAGATACTTGATGGTCCTCCAGGAACAGCTGAAAGAGCT GTAATGGTATCTGCTAAGGAAGAGCCAGATTCTTCTCTCCCTCCTGCAGTGGATGGTCTTTTGAGGGTCCACAAACGCATTGTTGATGGTTTAGATGGTGATTCATCACATGCACCGCCATCTATTGGGGGAAAGGTGTCAACTAGGCTTCTTGTACCAGCATCACAAGCAGGGAGTTTGATTGGGAAGCAAGGAGGAACCGTGAAATCCATTCAAGAAGCCTCGAATTGTGTTGTTAGAGTCCTAGGAGCAG AAGATCTACCTGTCTTTGCTCTTCAGGATGATAGGGTTGTTGACGTGGTGGGGGACCCTTCTGGTGTCCACAATGCCATTGAGCTAATTGCATCTCATCTCAGGAAGTTTTTGGTTGACCGCAGTATAATTCCTCTATTCGAGATGCAT ATGCAAATGGCAAATTCACCAATGGAGCACATGCCACCATCACATCAGCCCTGGGGTCCGCCTCAAGGTCTTCCTCCAAGTTCTGGCGGAGGTCCTGGTTTTGGACCTAATTCTCAATATATGCCGCCACCTCCTCGGGAACATGATAATTACTATCCTCCTCCTGACTTCCCTCCCATGGAGAAACAGCCTCATCAGGGTATATCTGCCTATGGAAGAGAAGCTCCAATGGGGGTTCGTGCATCTTCTAATACCCAATCAGCTTCTTCAATGATCACGCAG GTTACCCAGCAAATGCAGATTCCCTTATCTTATGCTGATGCTGTTATTGGGACGGGTGGTTCAAGTATTAGCTATATCCGCCGTGCAAGTGGTGCGACTGTTGCTATACAAGAAACCAGGGGTGTTCCTGGGGAAATGACAGTTGAAATCAGTGGAACAGCTTCCCAGGTCCAAACGGCTCAGCAGCTGATTCAG AATTTCATGGCTGAAGCAGCTGCTGCAGCACCAGGACAAGCACAACAAGGCAGATCCGCAGACCAAGGTTACAACCCTTACGCATCACATGGTTCTATGTATGCATCTCCCCCATCCAACCCGGGACATGGGAGCCACACAGGAGGCTATGGCTCAGTGTATGGTTCAAATTATGGGTACTAA
- the LOC120008586 gene encoding flowering locus K homology domain-like produces MDCAEDLPVFALQDDRVVDVVGDPSGVHNAIELIASHLRKFLVDRSIIPLFEMHMQMANSPMEHMPPSHQPWGPPQGLPPSSGGGPGFGPNSQYMPPPPREHDNYYPPPDFPPMEKQPHQGISAYGREAPMGVRASSNTQSASSMITQVTQQMQIPLSYADAVIGTGGSSISYIRRASGATVAIQETRGVPGEMTVEISGTASQVQTAQQLIQNFMAEAAAAAPGQAQQGRSADQGYNPYASHGSMYASPPSNPGHGSHTGGYGSVYGSNYGY; encoded by the exons ATGGATTGCGCAGAAGATCTACCTGTCTTTGCTCTTCAGGATGATAGGGTTGTTGACGTGGTGGGGGACCCTTCTGGTGTCCACAATGCCATTGAGCTAATTGCATCTCATCTCAGGAAGTTTTTGGTTGACCGCAGTATAATTCCTCTATTCGAGATGCAT ATGCAAATGGCAAATTCACCAATGGAGCACATGCCACCATCACATCAGCCCTGGGGTCCGCCTCAAGGTCTTCCTCCAAGTTCTGGCGGAGGTCCTGGTTTTGGACCTAATTCTCAATATATGCCGCCACCTCCTCGGGAACATGATAATTACTATCCTCCTCCTGACTTCCCTCCCATGGAGAAACAGCCTCATCAGGGTATATCTGCCTATGGAAGAGAAGCTCCAATGGGGGTTCGTGCATCTTCTAATACCCAATCAGCTTCTTCAATGATCACGCAG GTTACCCAGCAAATGCAGATTCCCTTATCTTATGCTGATGCTGTTATTGGGACGGGTGGTTCAAGTATTAGCTATATCCGCCGTGCAAGTGGTGCGACTGTTGCTATACAAGAAACCAGGGGTGTTCCTGGGGAAATGACAGTTGAAATCAGTGGAACAGCTTCCCAGGTCCAAACGGCTCAGCAGCTGATTCAG AATTTCATGGCTGAAGCAGCTGCTGCAGCACCAGGACAAGCACAACAAGGCAGATCCGCAGACCAAGGTTACAACCCTTACGCATCACATGGTTCTATGTATGCATCTCCCCCATCCAACCCGGGACATGGGAGCCACACAGGAGGCTATGGCTCAGTGTATGGTTCAAATTATGGGTACTAA
- the LOC120009050 gene encoding GRF1-interacting factor 1-like: MQQHLMQMQPMMAAYYPNNVTTDHIQQYLDENKSLILKIVESQNSGKLNECAENQARLQRNLMYLAAIADSQPQPPTLHPQYPSSGVVQPGSHYMQHQQAQQLTPQSVMAARSSMLYSQQPYLQQQQALHSQLGMSSGSAGLHMLQSEAANAGGSGALGVGGYADFGRGSSGEGLHIGSRGMAGGSKQDIGSAEGRGGSSGGQGVDGGETLYLKGGDDSN, from the exons ATGCAGCAGCACCTGATGCAGATGCAGCCCATGATGGCAGCCTATTACCCCAACAACGTCACTACTGATCACATTCAACAG TATTTGGATGAGAACAAGTCCTTGATTTTGAAGATTGTTGAGAGCCAGAATTCAGGGAAACTGAATGAATGTGCAGA GAACCAAGCAAGGCTACAGAGAAACCTCATGTATTTGGCTGCAATTGCTGATTCTCAACCCCAACCGCCTACCCTGCATCCTCAG TACCCTTCCAGCGGCGTAGTACAACCTGGATCACACTATATGCAGCACCAACAAGCTCAGCAGCTGACACCACAATCAGTCATGGCTGCACGATCATCCATGTTGTACAGTCAACAGCCATATCTGCAACAACAGCAAGCCTTGCACAGCCAACTCGGTATGAGCTCCGGTAGTGCTGGACTTCACATGCTGCAGAGTGAGGCCGCCAATGCTGGAGGCAGCGGGGCACTTGGAGTTGGAGGTTATGCTGATTTTGGCCGTGGCTCTTCTGGAGAAGGCTTGCACATTGGCAGTAGGGGAATGGCTGGAGGCAGCAAGCAAGACATTGGATCTGCTGAGGGCCGAGGCGGGAGCTCTGGTGGCCAGGGTGTTGATGGTGGTGAAACGCTCTATCTGAAAGGAGGTGATGACAGTAATTGA